A single genomic interval of Solimonas sp. K1W22B-7 harbors:
- a CDS encoding OmpA family protein, producing the protein MKHRSNSAPAALLALVALLPGAVLAQAADADGDGAIDSADACPNTAAGTLVDRKGCAALIPPLPADEFPEAAAEAATVAAVTAVAAAAAPVAEVAAAAPVAPAAAEPATAASAAPPPQAMPATVAEPAPVAPAPAPVAAEPAAPAPVQPAPMAQEAATLPAAPAAAKAEPVPPAPEPAPAPAPVAVIELPAQAPPLTRPALPTASSVPLPPGVSLLPAATPSQDAAPAPSLGSVSFDIGSAKLNGAARKQLDAVLSALRARPDVQLEVIGHSAAGESTGLAAARATAVKTFLSDVGVAGSRLKARGKAGGAAEVEFKASTAP; encoded by the coding sequence ATGAAACACCGTTCGAATTCCGCGCCCGCGGCGCTGCTTGCGCTGGTCGCCCTGCTGCCCGGCGCCGTTCTGGCCCAGGCGGCGGACGCGGACGGCGACGGTGCGATCGACAGCGCGGACGCCTGTCCGAACACCGCCGCCGGCACGCTGGTGGACCGCAAGGGCTGCGCGGCGCTGATCCCGCCGCTGCCGGCCGACGAATTCCCGGAAGCGGCGGCCGAAGCGGCGACCGTGGCCGCCGTCACGGCCGTCGCCGCCGCAGCGGCCCCGGTCGCAGAAGTCGCCGCCGCTGCCCCGGTCGCGCCGGCCGCGGCAGAGCCTGCGACCGCGGCGAGCGCCGCGCCGCCGCCGCAGGCGATGCCCGCCACTGTCGCCGAACCGGCCCCGGTCGCCCCCGCTCCTGCGCCGGTCGCGGCCGAGCCTGCGGCCCCCGCGCCGGTCCAGCCCGCACCGATGGCGCAGGAGGCCGCGACCCTCCCGGCCGCGCCCGCCGCCGCGAAAGCGGAACCCGTTCCGCCCGCTCCTGAACCGGCCCCCGCCCCTGCGCCGGTCGCGGTGATCGAGCTGCCGGCACAGGCGCCGCCGCTCACCCGCCCGGCGCTGCCGACGGCATCCAGCGTGCCATTGCCGCCGGGCGTAAGCCTGCTGCCGGCGGCAACGCCGTCACAGGACGCCGCCCCGGCTCCGAGCCTGGGCAGCGTGTCCTTCGACATCGGCTCGGCCAAGCTCAACGGCGCGGCGCGCAAGCAGCTCGATGCCGTGCTGTCGGCACTGCGCGCACGTCCTGATGTGCAGCTGGAAGTCATCGGCCACAGTGCCGCCGGCGAAAGCACCGGGCTGGCGGCGGCGCGCGCCACCGCCGTGAAGACCTTCCTCTCCGACGTCGGCGTCGCCGGCTCCCGCCTCAAGGCCAGGGGCAAGGCGGGCGGCGCGGCCGAGGTCGAGTTCAAGGCCAGCACCGCGCCGTAG
- a CDS encoding TetR/AcrR family transcriptional regulator yields the protein MKPTAASDSRQNLSADDWAEAALDAIAVGGLDAVAVEPLARGLGVTKGSFYWHFQNRDALLRAALQLWERHQIDEILSKVDPSASPYERIVRLFKAANMSVRDGRLYLAIAAAADNPTVQAFVQRLSERWINYLDESYRALGYSDPQARQWALFAFATFMGNLQIRRDTPQMMPEGQAFTDYVKLMIKTLIPREAREQGAEEDDDHPHVVPMRRPGS from the coding sequence ATGAAGCCCACGGCCGCCTCCGACAGCCGACAGAACCTCAGTGCCGACGACTGGGCCGAGGCCGCGCTGGACGCCATCGCGGTCGGCGGACTCGACGCCGTGGCGGTGGAGCCGCTGGCCCGCGGACTGGGCGTGACCAAGGGCAGCTTCTACTGGCATTTCCAGAACCGCGACGCCCTGTTGCGCGCGGCGCTGCAGCTGTGGGAGCGCCACCAGATCGACGAGATCCTGTCCAAGGTGGACCCGTCTGCCAGTCCCTACGAGCGCATCGTGCGCCTGTTCAAGGCGGCCAACATGAGTGTGCGCGACGGCCGCCTGTACCTGGCCATCGCCGCCGCCGCCGACAACCCGACGGTGCAGGCCTTCGTGCAGCGCCTGTCGGAGCGCTGGATCAACTACCTGGACGAAAGCTACCGTGCCCTGGGTTATTCCGACCCGCAGGCGCGGCAATGGGCGCTGTTCGCGTTCGCCACCTTCATGGGCAACCTGCAGATCCGGCGCGACACGCCGCAGATGATGCCCGAGGGGCAGGCTTTCACCGATTATGTGAAGCTGATGATCAAGACGCTCATTCCCCGGGAGGCGAGGGAGCAGGGCGCGGAAGAAGACGACGATCACCCGCACGTGGTGCCGATGCGCCGCCCGGGTTCCTGA
- a CDS encoding acyl-CoA dehydrogenase yields the protein MSTLSVGLAALAVAWVMAYVGLPLLAWTVFAGLLLLALKAVGALGATGFAVCAILFFALAALLNIRPLRRAVITGPVFGVFKKVLPEMSSTEREALEAGDTWWEAEMFRGRPDWNKLLDFKYTALTAEEQSFLDNECDELCKLCDDWKIEFETKDLSPEAWAYIREKKFLAMLIKKEYGGLGFSANAQSAVVTKLATKSITMAVTVMVPNSLGPGELLMHYGTDAQKQQWLPGLVSGKEIPCFGLTGPEVGSDATAMPDLGTVCYGQHEGKKVLGIRLDFSKRYITLAPIATVVGLAFKLRDPDGLLGDKTKTDYGITCALIPAKHEGMEIGRRHYPGGAFHNGTIHGRGVFIPVEWIIGGPAMAGKGWRMLVECLSAGRGISLPALGTAGGQTAYRMTGVYGRFRRQFKVSVGKFEGVQEATGRIAGYTYTLEAMRVLTASAVDHCAPSVVTAIAKYHMTELMRKIITDGMDVMAGKAIQQGPRNFMATAYRTTPVAITVEGANILTRNLMIFGQGAIRCHEYVFPEMEAARDDDLVKFDQLLFGHIGFSINRAVRAFTLGLTGARLASSPVQGELAPYFRRMERYSSALAFCSDLTMGVLGGKLKFMERLSARLGDVLSQLYIASAVAKYYLEGSKSEAELAHARWALDHAMHEIARAFEGFLDNFPVAWARGVMRVVVFPLGNTTKPVSDKLNAQVADLILEHSDVRERLSWLVFKNGGVHDPVGRMEHAWTVAQRTEPAYLKYFRHANRGELAGDTVADRLKDAVTRNLMTRDEADQAAEYDRVRFDVILTDDFSKEYIAGNYAAERAEVIELAAARAKLA from the coding sequence ATGTCGACTCTTTCCGTTGGTCTCGCCGCGCTGGCCGTGGCCTGGGTCATGGCCTATGTCGGCCTGCCGCTGCTGGCCTGGACCGTCTTTGCCGGCCTGCTGCTGCTGGCGCTCAAGGCCGTGGGTGCCCTCGGCGCCACCGGCTTTGCCGTTTGCGCCATCCTGTTCTTCGCCCTGGCGGCCCTGCTGAACATCCGCCCGCTGCGCCGTGCCGTCATCACCGGCCCGGTGTTCGGCGTGTTCAAGAAAGTGCTGCCGGAAATGTCCTCCACCGAGCGCGAGGCGCTGGAGGCCGGCGACACCTGGTGGGAGGCCGAGATGTTCCGCGGCCGGCCGGACTGGAACAAGCTGCTGGACTTCAAGTACACCGCGCTGACCGCCGAGGAGCAGTCCTTCCTCGACAACGAGTGCGACGAGCTGTGCAAGCTCTGCGACGACTGGAAGATCGAGTTCGAGACCAAGGACCTGTCGCCGGAGGCCTGGGCCTATATCCGCGAGAAGAAGTTCCTCGCGATGCTGATCAAGAAGGAATACGGCGGCCTGGGCTTCTCCGCCAACGCGCAGTCGGCGGTGGTGACCAAGCTGGCGACCAAGTCGATCACCATGGCGGTGACGGTGATGGTGCCCAACTCCCTGGGCCCCGGCGAGTTGCTGATGCACTACGGCACCGACGCGCAGAAGCAGCAGTGGCTGCCGGGCCTGGTGTCGGGCAAGGAGATTCCCTGCTTCGGCCTGACCGGCCCCGAGGTCGGCTCCGACGCCACCGCGATGCCGGATCTCGGCACCGTCTGCTACGGCCAGCACGAGGGCAAGAAGGTCCTCGGCATCCGCCTGGATTTCTCCAAGCGCTACATCACGCTGGCGCCGATCGCCACGGTGGTGGGCCTGGCCTTCAAGCTGCGCGACCCCGACGGACTGCTCGGCGACAAGACGAAAACCGACTACGGCATCACCTGCGCGCTGATTCCGGCGAAGCATGAGGGCATGGAGATCGGCCGCCGCCACTACCCCGGCGGTGCCTTCCACAACGGCACGATCCATGGCCGCGGCGTGTTCATCCCGGTGGAGTGGATCATCGGCGGCCCGGCGATGGCCGGAAAGGGCTGGCGCATGCTGGTGGAATGCCTGTCCGCCGGCCGCGGCATCTCGCTGCCGGCGCTGGGCACCGCGGGCGGCCAGACCGCCTACCGCATGACCGGCGTCTACGGCCGTTTCCGCCGCCAGTTCAAGGTCTCGGTCGGCAAGTTCGAGGGCGTGCAGGAAGCCACCGGCCGCATCGCCGGCTACACCTACACGCTGGAGGCGATGCGCGTGCTGACCGCCTCGGCGGTGGATCACTGCGCGCCGTCGGTGGTCACCGCGATCGCCAAGTACCACATGACCGAGCTGATGCGGAAGATCATCACCGACGGCATGGACGTGATGGCCGGCAAGGCGATCCAGCAGGGCCCGCGCAACTTCATGGCCACCGCCTACCGCACCACGCCGGTGGCGATCACGGTGGAAGGCGCCAATATCCTGACCCGCAATCTGATGATCTTCGGCCAGGGCGCCATCCGCTGCCACGAGTACGTCTTTCCCGAAATGGAAGCGGCGCGCGACGACGACCTGGTGAAGTTCGACCAGCTGCTGTTCGGGCACATCGGCTTCTCGATCAACCGCGCGGTGCGCGCCTTCACGCTCGGCCTCACCGGCGCGCGCCTGGCGTCCTCGCCGGTGCAGGGTGAGCTGGCGCCGTATTTCCGCAGGATGGAGCGCTACTCCTCGGCCCTGGCCTTCTGCTCCGACCTGACCATGGGCGTGCTCGGCGGCAAGCTCAAGTTCATGGAGCGCCTGTCGGCGCGCCTGGGCGACGTGCTGAGCCAGCTCTACATCGCCTCCGCCGTGGCCAAGTACTACCTGGAAGGCAGCAAGTCCGAGGCCGAGCTGGCGCACGCGCGCTGGGCGCTGGACCATGCCATGCACGAGATCGCCAGGGCCTTCGAGGGCTTCCTCGACAACTTCCCGGTGGCCTGGGCGCGCGGCGTGATGCGCGTGGTGGTGTTCCCGCTGGGCAACACCACCAAGCCGGTCAGCGACAAGCTCAACGCCCAGGTGGCCGACCTGATCCTGGAGCACAGCGACGTGCGCGAGCGCCTGTCCTGGCTGGTGTTCAAGAACGGCGGTGTGCATGACCCGGTGGGCCGCATGGAGCACGCCTGGACCGTGGCGCAGCGCACGGAACCCGCCTACCTGAAGTATTTCCGGCACGCCAACCGCGGCGAACTGGCCGGCGACACCGTCGCCGACCGCCTGAAGGACGCCGTCACCCGCAACCTGATGACCCGCGACGAGGCCGACCAGGCCGCCGAGTACGACCGCGTGCGCTTCGACGTGATCCTGACCGATGACTTCTCCAAGGAGTACATCGCCGGCAACTATGCGGCGGAGCGGGCGGAGGTGATTGAGCTGGCGGCGGCGCGGGCGAAGCTGGCCTGA
- a CDS encoding helicase HerA-like C-terminal domain-containing protein: protein MTDPILIGKGDTPQFLLPAYANRHGLIAGATGTGKTITLQGLAEGFSDIGVPVFAADIKGDLSGIAAAGEAKPKLAERAAQIGLAGYAPQNYPTVFWDVFGVSGHPVRATISDMGPTLLSRLLDLTDVQEAVLSLVFKYCDQQGLLLLDFKDLRAALGHVSENAKTLGADYGLVSKASVGVIQRGLIQLEQDGAEAFFGEPAMDLNDFMRTDLGGKGIINVLAADQLFQKPRLYATFLLWLLAELFERLPEAGDLDKPKLVFFFDEAHLLFKDAPKALVEKVEQVVRLIRSKGVGVYFITQNPLDLPESVLGQLGNRVQHALRAFTPRDQKAVKAAATTFRANPKLDVAAAIMELGVGEALVSTLQDKGVPGIVERTLIRPPRSRMGALTPEERKTVMSRSPVAGKYEQVVDRESAYEKLSQRAAEAAPPPAPEKPAAAPAPKAGGGWWDEASRQPAPAPRAEPAPRKPAARRSDTVTEAAVKSVTRSLANTVGREVGRTLLRGILGSLKR, encoded by the coding sequence ATGACCGACCCCATCCTGATCGGCAAGGGCGACACGCCCCAGTTCCTGCTGCCGGCCTACGCCAACCGCCACGGCCTGATCGCCGGCGCCACCGGCACCGGCAAGACCATCACCCTGCAGGGCCTGGCCGAAGGCTTCTCCGACATCGGCGTGCCGGTGTTCGCGGCCGACATCAAGGGTGACCTCTCCGGCATTGCGGCGGCGGGGGAGGCCAAGCCCAAGCTGGCCGAGCGCGCCGCGCAGATCGGCCTGGCCGGCTACGCGCCGCAGAACTATCCCACCGTGTTCTGGGACGTGTTCGGTGTTTCCGGCCACCCGGTGCGCGCCACCATCTCCGACATGGGGCCGACGCTGCTGTCGCGCCTGCTGGACCTGACCGACGTGCAGGAAGCGGTGCTGTCGCTGGTGTTCAAGTACTGCGACCAGCAGGGCCTGCTGCTGCTGGACTTCAAGGACCTGCGCGCGGCGCTGGGCCATGTCTCCGAGAACGCCAAGACCCTGGGTGCCGACTACGGCCTGGTGAGCAAGGCCTCGGTCGGCGTGATCCAGCGCGGCCTGATCCAGCTGGAGCAGGACGGCGCCGAGGCCTTCTTCGGCGAACCGGCGATGGACCTCAACGACTTCATGCGCACCGACCTCGGCGGCAAGGGCATCATCAACGTGCTCGCCGCCGACCAGCTGTTCCAGAAGCCGCGGCTCTACGCCACCTTCCTGCTGTGGCTGCTGGCCGAGCTGTTCGAGCGCCTGCCCGAGGCTGGCGACCTCGACAAGCCCAAGCTGGTGTTCTTCTTCGACGAGGCGCACCTGCTGTTCAAGGACGCCCCCAAGGCCCTGGTGGAGAAGGTCGAGCAGGTGGTGCGCCTGATCCGCTCCAAGGGTGTCGGCGTCTACTTCATCACGCAGAACCCGCTGGACCTGCCGGAGAGCGTGCTGGGCCAGCTCGGCAACCGCGTGCAGCACGCGCTGCGCGCCTTCACTCCGCGCGACCAGAAGGCGGTGAAGGCGGCCGCCACCACCTTCCGCGCCAACCCGAAGCTCGACGTCGCCGCCGCGATCATGGAACTGGGTGTCGGCGAGGCCCTGGTATCGACGCTGCAGGACAAGGGCGTGCCCGGCATCGTCGAGCGCACGCTGATCCGGCCGCCGCGTTCGCGCATGGGCGCGCTGACGCCGGAGGAACGCAAGACCGTGATGTCGCGCAGCCCGGTGGCCGGCAAGTACGAGCAGGTGGTGGACCGCGAGTCGGCCTACGAAAAGCTGTCGCAGCGCGCTGCCGAAGCCGCGCCGCCGCCCGCGCCGGAGAAACCCGCGGCGGCCCCGGCGCCGAAGGCCGGTGGCGGCTGGTGGGACGAAGCCTCGCGCCAGCCCGCCCCCGCCCCCCGCGCCGAACCCGCCCCGCGCAAGCCGGCCGCGCGCCGCAGCGACACGGTGACGGAAGCCGCGGTCAAGAGTGTCACCCGCAGCCTCGCCAACACCGTGGGTCGCGAGGTGGGGCGCACGCTGCTGCGCGGCATCCTCGGGTCGCTGAAACGGTAG
- the rsmG gene encoding 16S rRNA (guanine(527)-N(7))-methyltransferase RsmG, producing MSPSPSPYRRARDPRAPLEAGLGALGLAADLADPLLVYLAELQKWNAAYNLTAIRDPDEMVVKHLLDSLVLLPHVGGRLLDVGAGAGLPGIPLAIANPGLEVTVLDSNGKKVRFMRHAVRTLGLANVSVAEARAEAFAAESPFGCIVSRAFASLADFFSGTEALLAPGGQWVAMKGKLDPEELAAVPARFVIRGTHRLQVPGLDEERHAVIAGIKSA from the coding sequence ATGAGCCCGTCCCCTTCGCCCTACCGCCGTGCCCGCGATCCGCGCGCCCCGCTGGAAGCCGGCCTGGGCGCGCTGGGCCTGGCTGCCGACCTGGCCGATCCGCTGCTGGTCTACCTGGCCGAGCTGCAGAAGTGGAACGCCGCCTACAACCTGACCGCGATCCGCGATCCGGACGAGATGGTGGTCAAGCACCTGCTGGATTCCCTGGTCCTGCTGCCCCATGTCGGCGGGCGCCTGCTCGATGTCGGTGCAGGGGCCGGGCTGCCGGGGATTCCGCTGGCCATCGCCAACCCCGGGCTGGAGGTGACGGTGCTGGACAGCAACGGCAAGAAGGTGCGCTTCATGCGCCATGCCGTCCGCACCCTGGGCCTGGCCAACGTCAGCGTCGCCGAGGCCCGGGCCGAGGCATTCGCGGCCGAGTCGCCGTTCGGCTGCATCGTCAGCCGCGCCTTCGCCTCCCTGGCCGATTTCTTCAGCGGAACCGAGGCCTTGCTGGCTCCCGGTGGCCAATGGGTGGCCATGAAGGGCAAACTAGACCCCGAAGAGTTGGCCGCCGTGCCGGCTCGATTCGTCATCAGGGGGACGCATCGCCTGCAGGTGCCGGGGCTGGACGAAGAGCGCCACGCGGTCATCGCAGGAATCAAGTCAGCATGA
- a CDS encoding ParA family protein, producing the protein MSYVIAVANQKGGVGKTTTSINLAASLAATKRRVLLVDLDAQGNATMGIGVDKSTVVKTARDLLLEKAKPGEVIQYLPAVGLSLMPANGDMTEAEIKLRDVAAGDFALKTVLAEVADQFDFVLLDCPPALSKLTVNALVAADGVLIPMQCEYYALEGLTALMDTVNKIKRVINPRLEVEGLLRTMFDPRNNLANDVSNQLLQHFGDKVYRTIIPRNVRLAEAPSHGLPVMLYDAQSSGAKAYLALAGEVLRRHDGGQMRLSA; encoded by the coding sequence ATGAGTTACGTCATCGCCGTTGCCAACCAGAAGGGCGGAGTGGGCAAGACCACCACGTCCATCAACCTCGCTGCCTCGCTGGCGGCCACCAAGCGCCGTGTGCTGCTGGTGGACCTCGACGCGCAGGGCAATGCCACGATGGGCATCGGCGTGGACAAGAGCACCGTGGTCAAGACCGCGCGCGACCTCCTGCTGGAAAAGGCCAAGCCGGGCGAAGTGATCCAGTACCTGCCGGCGGTGGGCCTGTCGCTGATGCCGGCCAACGGCGACATGACCGAGGCCGAGATCAAGCTGCGCGACGTCGCCGCCGGCGACTTCGCCCTGAAGACGGTGCTGGCCGAGGTCGCCGACCAGTTCGATTTCGTGCTGCTGGACTGCCCGCCGGCATTGTCCAAGCTCACCGTCAACGCCCTGGTCGCCGCCGACGGCGTGCTGATCCCGATGCAGTGCGAGTACTACGCGCTGGAAGGTCTCACGGCGCTGATGGATACGGTCAACAAGATCAAGCGCGTGATCAATCCCCGGCTGGAAGTCGAGGGCCTGCTGCGCACCATGTTCGACCCGCGCAACAATCTCGCCAACGACGTCAGCAACCAGTTGCTGCAGCATTTCGGCGACAAGGTCTACCGCACCATCATCCCGCGCAACGTGCGCCTGGCCGAGGCGCCCAGCCACGGCCTGCCGGTGATGCTTTACGACGCACAGTCCTCCGGCGCCAAGGCCTATCTGGCGCTGGCCGGCGAAGTGCTGCGCCGCCATGACGGCGGACAGATGAGGCTTAGCGCATGA
- a CDS encoding ParB/RepB/Spo0J family partition protein yields MSALKKRGLGRGLDALLSSGSPVTQGADGSGDELRELPLDRLAPGQHQPRRQFDDEALNSLADSIRAQGVVQPIVVRPAGADRYEIIAGERRWRAAKMAGLTQIPAVIRTLDERGAMAVALVENIQRSDLNPLEEAQALHRLIDECGLTHEACAEAVGKSRTAVSNLLRLMELNADVQDLVREHRLSFGHAKVLLGVQGARQSSLANMVAEQHLSVRQTEALVQAQPQQQKPKAAPPPAIGEIEKEIAGRIGLAVKLQQNDKGRGKLTVAFKSNGELQKLLGLLR; encoded by the coding sequence ATGAGTGCCCTGAAAAAACGCGGCCTCGGCCGCGGTCTCGATGCCTTGCTTTCGAGCGGCTCGCCGGTGACGCAGGGCGCCGACGGCAGCGGCGACGAGTTGCGCGAACTGCCGCTGGATCGCCTGGCCCCGGGCCAGCACCAGCCGCGCCGCCAGTTCGACGACGAGGCGCTGAATTCGCTGGCCGACTCGATCCGCGCCCAGGGCGTGGTGCAGCCGATCGTGGTGCGCCCGGCCGGTGCCGACCGCTACGAGATCATCGCCGGCGAGCGCCGCTGGCGCGCCGCGAAGATGGCTGGCCTGACGCAGATTCCCGCCGTGATCCGCACGCTCGACGAGCGCGGCGCGATGGCGGTGGCCCTGGTCGAGAACATCCAGCGCTCCGACCTGAACCCGCTGGAAGAAGCGCAGGCGCTGCACCGGCTGATCGACGAATGCGGCCTGACGCACGAGGCCTGCGCCGAGGCGGTGGGCAAGTCGCGCACCGCGGTCAGCAACCTGCTGCGCCTGATGGAACTCAATGCCGACGTGCAGGACCTGGTGCGCGAGCACCGCCTGTCCTTCGGCCATGCCAAGGTGCTGCTGGGCGTGCAGGGCGCGCGCCAGTCCTCGCTGGCCAACATGGTGGCGGAGCAGCACCTGTCGGTGCGCCAGACCGAGGCGCTGGTGCAGGCGCAGCCACAGCAGCAGAAGCCCAAGGCCGCACCGCCGCCGGCGATCGGCGAGATCGAAAAGGAAATCGCCGGCCGCATCGGCCTGGCGGTGAAGCTGCAGCAGAACGACAAGGGCCGCGGCAAGCTCACCGTCGCCTTCAAGAGCAACGGCGAGTTGCAGAAGCTGCTGGGCCTGTTGCGCTGA
- a CDS encoding SDR family NAD(P)-dependent oxidoreductase — protein sequence MSIIYRTALITGASSGIGAVFATQLAAAGSDLILVARRREELEKLAQQLRSAHGRRVEVIAMDLAKPDPGELLAEEVKQRGLEVDLLVNNAGFGSSANFHEDGYERDQRMIAVNIAALTELTHAFLPAMVQAGHGAVINIASAAAFQPMPYMSVYGATKAYVLSLTQALWAEYRGRGVRFLAVCPGPVDTPFFEAADSGKLRQEIPSAVMMTAEGVVSGSLRALQRDACVYVPGIAVKLGAVMPRLLPRRLLAATMGKVMNRR from the coding sequence ATGTCCATCATCTATCGCACGGCACTGATCACCGGCGCCTCCAGCGGCATCGGTGCCGTCTTCGCCACGCAGCTCGCCGCCGCCGGCAGCGACCTGATCCTGGTGGCGCGCCGCCGCGAGGAACTGGAGAAGCTGGCGCAGCAGCTGCGCAGCGCGCACGGCCGCCGCGTCGAGGTGATCGCGATGGACCTGGCCAAGCCGGATCCGGGCGAACTGCTGGCCGAGGAAGTGAAGCAGCGCGGCCTCGAAGTGGACCTGCTGGTCAACAACGCCGGCTTCGGTTCTTCCGCGAACTTCCACGAGGACGGCTACGAGCGCGACCAGCGCATGATCGCGGTCAACATTGCCGCGCTGACCGAGCTGACCCATGCCTTCCTGCCGGCGATGGTGCAGGCCGGCCACGGTGCGGTGATCAACATCGCCTCCGCCGCGGCCTTCCAGCCGATGCCTTACATGAGTGTCTACGGTGCCACCAAGGCCTACGTGCTGTCGCTGACCCAGGCGCTGTGGGCCGAGTACCGCGGGCGCGGCGTGCGCTTTCTCGCGGTCTGCCCCGGGCCGGTCGATACGCCGTTCTTCGAGGCTGCCGACAGCGGCAAGCTGCGCCAGGAAATCCCCAGTGCCGTGATGATGACCGCCGAAGGCGTCGTGAGCGGCAGCCTGCGCGCCCTGCAGCGCGACGCCTGCGTCTACGTCCCCGGCATCGCGGTCAAGCTGGGCGCGGTGATGCCGCGCCTGCTGCCGCGGCGCCTGCTCGCGGCCACCATGGGCAAGGTGATGAACCGCCGATGA
- a CDS encoding tetratricopeptide repeat protein codes for MSPVAQARSEVIKRLLRDGKYAAALVILDQKLAEQPDLAPLHWHRSSCLMMLGRPAEALAAVLRVIELQSDFAKAWLRRAELTATLHGDYPEREGDLRLATALDSELAPAHRALALIHQQAGRLAEAEASLSRALELDPSDGEGYAIRAWWASNASRALAAGEETVAQPNGTQLSRRRLEGAVEDLRRAVRLVADAARYRMQLARRLQELQRFGEAVAEYDELLASLPAGHVLRNVAEEMRRLAWAQGAGERTRAAQQQAQLQTQIRARAQAEALEAAAAAQAEGARRTVEQDLAASVLRSSAQQLRQGKDLSAVLEPLGDGSPDTLLAINVADKLFQLGHLPPCELRPAPAEAFPEFMRRHAAESWQQLAMLGFVYLGDFDPRHLAPLLSESTLLRCYRSGDGSVAANSYAVRPNRAGWVGWLRLRLARLPRSVGVMEFETEFADGGFVVTNNGGNANPFAHGSRVDTLALPAGSRADFLFERHRRRCADYLRQHTGVGVRELDDLPGLVAMQDRLAETKNEYRQSIGYASDEELQRLLGSREDLADRVREQLARLAAS; via the coding sequence ATGAGCCCGGTGGCGCAAGCGCGGTCGGAGGTCATCAAGCGCCTGCTGCGCGACGGCAAGTACGCCGCGGCGCTGGTGATCCTCGACCAGAAGCTCGCCGAACAGCCGGACCTGGCGCCGCTGCACTGGCACCGCTCCAGCTGCCTGATGATGCTCGGACGCCCCGCCGAGGCACTGGCCGCGGTGCTGCGCGTGATCGAGCTGCAGTCGGATTTCGCCAAGGCCTGGCTGCGCCGCGCCGAGCTGACCGCCACCCTGCACGGCGACTATCCGGAGCGGGAAGGCGACCTGCGGCTGGCCACGGCACTGGACAGCGAACTGGCTCCGGCGCACCGCGCCCTGGCCCTGATCCACCAGCAGGCCGGCCGCCTGGCCGAGGCCGAGGCGTCCCTGAGCCGTGCGCTGGAGCTGGATCCCTCGGACGGCGAGGGCTATGCCATCCGCGCCTGGTGGGCCAGCAATGCCTCGCGTGCGCTGGCGGCGGGTGAAGAGACGGTGGCCCAGCCCAACGGCACGCAGCTGTCGCGGCGCCGCCTGGAGGGCGCGGTCGAGGACCTGCGCCGCGCGGTGAGACTGGTGGCGGATGCCGCGCGCTACCGCATGCAGCTCGCCCGCCGCCTGCAGGAGCTGCAGCGCTTTGGCGAGGCGGTGGCCGAATACGACGAGCTGCTGGCGAGCCTGCCGGCCGGGCACGTGCTGCGCAACGTCGCCGAGGAGATGCGCCGCCTGGCCTGGGCGCAGGGCGCCGGCGAGCGTACCCGCGCAGCGCAGCAGCAGGCTCAGCTCCAGACACAGATTCGCGCCCGCGCGCAGGCCGAAGCCCTGGAGGCCGCGGCGGCGGCGCAGGCCGAGGGCGCGCGGCGCACGGTGGAGCAGGACCTGGCCGCCTCGGTGCTGCGCAGCAGTGCGCAGCAGCTGCGCCAGGGCAAGGACCTGTCCGCGGTGCTGGAACCCCTGGGCGACGGCAGTCCCGACACGCTGCTGGCGATCAATGTCGCCGACAAGTTGTTCCAGCTCGGGCATCTGCCGCCCTGCGAACTGCGGCCGGCGCCGGCCGAGGCCTTCCCCGAGTTCATGCGCCGTCATGCCGCCGAGTCCTGGCAGCAGCTGGCGATGCTGGGCTTCGTCTATCTCGGCGATTTCGATCCGCGCCACCTGGCGCCGCTGCTGAGCGAGAGCACCCTGCTGCGCTGCTACCGCTCCGGCGACGGTTCGGTGGCGGCCAACAGCTACGCCGTGCGCCCCAACCGGGCCGGCTGGGTAGGCTGGCTGCGCCTGCGGCTGGCGCGGCTGCCGCGCAGCGTCGGGGTGATGGAGTTCGAAACCGAATTCGCCGATGGCGGCTTCGTGGTGACCAACAACGGCGGCAACGCCAATCCCTTTGCACACGGCTCGCGTGTGGACACCCTGGCCTTGCCGGCCGGCAGCAGGGCCGACTTCCTGTTCGAGCGGCACCGCCGGCGCTGCGCCGACTACCTGCGCCAGCACACCGGCGTCGGCGTGCGCGAGCTCGACGACCTGCCCGGCCTGGTGGCGATGCAGGATCGGCTGGCCGAGACCAAGAACGAGTACCGGCAGTCGATTGGCTACGCCAGCGACGAGGAACTGCAGCGCCTGCTGGGCTCGCGCGAGGACCTGGCCGACCGGGTTCGCGAACAGCTGGCGCGCCTGGCGGCGAGCTGA